Genomic window (Candidatus Methylomirabilota bacterium):
TAGCGACGGCTCCCTGGTCGGCGTGAGAATCGCGTCGACCAAGACAAACGGTCCCCACAGCCGGGGCCAAGGAGCCGCCAATGACGAAGAGAACAGCGAGAGCGCAGCGAACGCAAGCGAAGAATGGCGCAGGCCCGGCGCAGGGCGGCCCGGACGTAGGCCTGCCGGGTCTTCGGCACGAGGGCGGCGAGGTTGCGGCCCTTGTGCAGCTGGCAGCGTTGGATCACCGCCGCGTCGCCGAGGACATCGCCGAGCGCCTTGCGCAGCCCCTTGCCCCCGTCGATCACGCACAGCACGCGCCCCTCGAGCGCGAGCCCGCGCGCCAGCAGGTCCTGCAGCAGCTCGGTACACACCACGGCGTTCTCCGTCGAGCCCAGGCGCAGTCCCAGGGGCACCTTACCCCCGGCGCGCGTGATCCCCAGGACCACGATCACCGTCTGCTGGGCCACCACGACGCCGTCCATGAATAGCGCCACCACCTCGAGCCCCTCCAGGCGCCGGGTGAGCTGCTCCTGCAGCCGCTGCCGGGTCCGTCGCACCACCGTCCGACTGACGGCACTCTTGCTACTGCCCCGGGTGCGCCACCCGCTCGGCCGAGCCTCGAGACTGGCTTCGTACTGGCGCGTCGACACCCCGGCGAGCAGCTGCTGCATCATCCGCGCGCTCAGCGGATCGCGGCCGCGAAACGCCGCCACGGATGGCAACGTCGCTTCCCCGCCGATCGTCCGCCGCACCCGGGGGCGACGCACCTGCACCCGCCGGCCGCCGAAGGTGAGCTCCGTCGCGGCCGTCCCCCAGTGATGATGCGTGCGCTGCGTCTGCTGCCGGCCCTTGGGGCCCGCCAGGGCGACGGCCTCCTCGTGAAACAGTTCGTCCAGCGCCGCCAGTCCATGGGCATGGACCCACGCGAGCAAGTGATGGCGGGTGGTC
Coding sequences:
- a CDS encoding transposase, whose product is MTKRTAEAQRTQAENGAGPELAHLVEPMLAGMTTTRHHLLAWVHAHGLAALDELFHEEAVALAGPKGRQQTQRTHHHWGTAATELTFGGRRVQVRRPRVRRTIGGEATLPSVAAFRGRDPLSARMMQQLLAGVSTRQYEASLEARPSGWRTRGSSKSAVSRTVVRRTRQRLQEQLTRRLEGLEVVALFMDGVVVAQQTVIVVLGITRAGGKVPLGLRLGSTENAVVCTELLQDLLARGLALEGRVLCVIDGGKGLRKALGDVLGDAAVIQRCQLHKGRNLAALVPKTRQAYVRAALRRACAILRLRSLRSRCSLRHWRLLGPGCGDRLSWSTRFSRRPGSRR